One Candidatus Roseilinea sp. genomic region harbors:
- a CDS encoding adenylosuccinate lyase (possible pseudo, frameshifted), producing MPSHITDSVFLKDLYGTDEMRAIFNDESLLQRWLDVEAALAQAEAEIGMIPQRAAEEIARKAKAALIDTAWMKREIDHTLHPIVPLIRALKSICDGDAGEYIHWGATTQDIMDTALVLQLKDATALFEQRLRDLEATLIELARRHRETIMPGRTHGQHALPITFGFKVAIWLDEFRRHAARLSECKPRLLVGQFGGAVGTLAGVSEHGFEIRRRMMAHLGLGVPTISWHVAHDRFAEFAAVVAMMAGTCGKIAREVIALQKSEVMELEEPWAEGKVGSSTMPHKRNPMLCEAIAALARLCFDRARTALDGLIPEHERDWTVNHMEWAYLPELCVMADGALALTLRVLQGLRVYPERMRENLDALEGLMLSEAVMFALGEHIGRQTAHDVVYECAMRAVESKAPLP from the coding sequence ATGCCATCCCACATCACCGACTCCGTCTTCCTGAAAGACCTATATGGCACGGACGAGATGCGCGCGATCTTCAACGATGAATCGCTACTGCAACGTTGGCTCGACGTAGAGGCCGCCTTAGCGCAGGCCGAAGCGGAGATCGGCATGATCCCACAACGGGCTGCGGAGGAAATTGCGCGCAAGGCCAAGGCAGCGCTGATTGACACGGCGTGGATGAAGCGTGAGATTGACCACACGCTCCATCCCATTGTACCGCTCATCCGCGCGCTCAAGTCAATCTGCGATGGCGATGCGGGCGAATATATTCACTGGGGCGCAACCACGCAGGACATCATGGATACCGCCCTCGTGCTCCAGCTCAAAGACGCGACTGCGCTCTTCGAGCAGCGCCTACGCGATCTGGAAGCGACGCTGATCGAACTGGCGCGACGCCATCGCGAGACAATCATGCCCGGCCGCACGCACGGCCAGCACGCGCTTCCCATCACCTTTGGCTTCAAAGTGGCGATCTGGCTGGATGAGTTTCGCCGACACGCGGCCCGCCTGAGCGAATGCAAGCCACGCTTGCTCGTCGGCCAATTTGGCGGTGCGGTGGGCACGCTGGCCGGCGTGAGTGAGCACGGCTTCGAGATTCGTCGCCGCATGATGGCACACCTTGGCCTGGGCGTGCCGACAATTAGCTGGCACGTCGCTCATGATCGCTTCGCCGAATTTGCTGCCGTCGTCGCAATGATGGCCGGAACCTGCGGCAAGATCGCCCGCGAAGTAATCGCGTTGCAGAAAAGCGAGGTCATGGAGTTGGAGGAACCCTGGGCGGAAGGCAAAGTCGGCAGCAGCACCATGCCGCACAAGCGCAATCCAATGCTGTGTGAGGCAATCGCGGCGTTGGCCCGACTGTGCTTCGATCGCGCACGCACGGCGCTCGATGGACTGATCCCGGAGCACGAGCGCGATTGGACCGTCAACCACATGGAGTGGGCCTATCTGCCTGAGCTGTGCGTGATGGCCGATGGCGCGCTGGCCCTGACGTTGCGTGTCTTACAGGGCTTACGCGTATACCCCGAACGGATGCGGGAGAACCTCGACGCGCTTGAGGGCCTCATGCTGAGTGAGGCGGTGATGTTCGCGCTGGGCGAACACATCGGGCGCCAAACAGCGCACGACGTCGTGTATGAGTGCGCGATGCGCGCCGTCGAGTCCAAAGCGCCCCTTCCGTGA